In Thermodesulfovibrionales bacterium, a single genomic region encodes these proteins:
- the mscL gene encoding large-conductance mechanosensitive channel protein MscL: MLREFKEFAIKGNMVDMAVGIVIGAAFGTIVTSLVADIVMPPIGLLLGNVDFGNLFVLLREGKVPGPYGSLSAAKAAGAVTLNIGVFINTIISFLIIAFSVFLIVRNVNRLRRPEEAPPAQPTTKECPYCLSAVPLKATRCSHCTSELKPAA; encoded by the coding sequence CAAGGAATTTGCGATTAAGGGAAATATGGTAGACATGGCTGTCGGAATCGTCATCGGTGCGGCTTTCGGCACGATAGTCACTTCGCTCGTAGCGGACATCGTCATGCCGCCCATCGGACTCCTTCTGGGAAACGTAGATTTCGGAAATCTTTTCGTGCTTCTCAGAGAAGGCAAGGTGCCCGGCCCTTATGGTTCCCTCTCGGCAGCCAAGGCAGCCGGCGCGGTAACGCTTAACATCGGAGTCTTTATCAACACGATCATCAGTTTTCTCATCATCGCCTTTTCCGTATTTCTTATCGTCCGCAATGTCAACAGGCTCAGGAGGCCGGAGGAGGCTCCGCCGGCTCAGCCGACAACGAAGGAATGCCCCTACTGTCTCTCAGCCGTCCCTCTGAAGGCGACCCGTTGCTCTCATTGTACGTCAGAGCTGAAACCGGCCGCCTAA